From one Rattus norvegicus strain BN/NHsdMcwi chromosome 7, GRCr8, whole genome shotgun sequence genomic stretch:
- the Prph gene encoding peripherin isoform X1 gives MPSSASMSHHSSGLRSSISSTSYRRTFGPPPSLSPGAFSYSSSSRFSSSRLLGSGSPSSSARLGSFRAPRAGALRLPSERLDFSMAEALNQEFLATRSNEKQELQELNDRFANFIEKVRFLEQQNAALRGELSQARGQEPARADQLCQQELRELRRELELLGRERDRVQVERDGLAEDLGALKQRLEEETRKREDAEHNLVLFRKDVDDATLSRLELERKIESLMDEIEFLKKLHEEELRDLQVSVESQQVQQVEVEATVKPELTAALRDIRAQYENIAAKNLQEAEEWYKSKVREQGRILGGVRGGGHWEWRRASQPGLSATEQYADLSDAANRNHEALRQAKQEMNESRRQIQSLTCEVDGLRGTNEALLRQLRELEEQFALEAGGYQAGAARLEEELRQLKEEMARHLREYQELLNVKMALDIEIATYRKLLEGEESRISVPVHSFASLSLKTTVPEVEPPQDSHSRKMVLIRTIETRDGEKVVTESQKEQHSELDKSSIHSY, from the exons ATGCCATCTTCCGCCAGCATGAGCCATCACTCGTCGGGCCTCCGGTCCAGCATCAGCTCCACCTCATACCGCCGGACCTTCGGGCCACCGCCCTCACTGTCCCCCGGGGCTTTCTCCTACTCATCCAGCTCTCGCTTCTCCAGCAGCCGCCTGCTGGGCTCGGGGTCCCCGAGCTCCTCGGCGCGGCTGGGCAGCTTCCGTGCCCCTCGAGCGGGGGCCCTGCGCTTGCCCTCGGAGCGCCTCGACTTCTCCATGGCCGAGGCCCTCAACCAGGAGTTCCTGGCCACTCGGAGCAACGAGAAGCAAGAGCTACAGGAGCTCAACGACCGCTTCGCCAACTTCATCGAGAAGGTGCGCTTCCTGGAGCAGCAGAACGCAGCCCTGCGCGGGGAGCTGAGCCAGGCGCGGGGCCAGGAGCCGGCGCGCGCCGACCAGCTGTGCCAGCAGGAGCTGCGCGAGCTGCGGCGCGAACTGGAGCTGCTGGGCCGGGAGCGCGACCGGGTGCAGGTGGAGCGCGACGGGCTGGCGGAGGACCTGGGGGCGCTcaagcagag GTTAGAAGAAGAAACTCGCAAGCGGGAGGATGCGGAGCACAACCTGGTGCTCTTCCGTAAG GACGTGGACGACGCCACGCTGTCCCGCCTAGAACTAGAGCGCAAGATCGAATCTCTGATGGACGAAATTGAGTTCCTCAAGAAGCTACACgaagag GAGCTTCGAGACCTGCAGGTGAGCGTGGAGAGCCAGCAGGTGCAGCAGGTGGAGGTAGAGGCAACAGTGAAGCCAGAGCTGACCGCGGCGCTGAGGGACATCCGTGCACAGTATGAGAACATCGCGGCGAAGAAtctgcaggaggcagaggagtggTATAAGTCAAAAGTGCGAGAGCAGGGGAGGATTCTGGGGGGGGTGCGGGGGGGAGGGCACTGGGAATGGCGGCGCGCATCCCAGCCGGGCTTGTCTGCCACTGAGCAGTACGCTGACCTGTCCGATGCTGCCAACCGCAACCATGAGGCCCTACGTCAGGCCAAGCAGGAGATGAACGAGTCCCGACGTCAGATCCAGAGTCTGACGTGCGAAGTGGACGGGCTTCGTGGCACG AACGAGGCACTGCTCAGACAGTTGCGGGAGCTGGAGGAGCAGTTCGCCCTGGAGGCTGGAGGGTACCAAGCAGGCGCAGCACGGCTGGAGGAAGAGCTTCGACAGCTGAAGGAAGAGATGGCGAGGCACCTGCGAGAGTACCAGGAGCTCCTCAACGTCAAGATGGCCCTGGACATCGAGATAGCCACCTACAGGAAGCTACTGGAAGGGGAAGAGAGCCG GATCTCAGTGCCCGTTCATTCCTTTGCTTCCCTAAGTTTAAAGACGACTG tgcctgaggtggAGCCTCCCCAGGACAGCCACAGCCGGAAGATGGTTCTGATCAGGACTATCGAGACTCGGGATGGGGAG AAGGTGGTGACAGAGTCTCAGAAGGAGCAGCACAGTGAACTGGACAAGTCTTCTATTCACAGCTACTGA
- the Prph gene encoding peripherin isoform X2, translated as MPSSASMSHHSSGLRSSISSTSYRRTFGPPPSLSPGAFSYSSSSRFSSSRLLGSGSPSSSARLGSFRAPRAGALRLPSERLDFSMAEALNQEFLATRSNEKQELQELNDRFANFIEKVRFLEQQNAALRGELSQARGQEPARADQLCQQELRELRRELELLGRERDRVQVERDGLAEDLGALKQRLEEETRKREDAEHNLVLFRKDVDDATLSRLELERKIESLMDEIEFLKKLHEEELRDLQVSVESQQVQQVEVEATVKPELTAALRDIRAQYENIAAKNLQEAEEWYKSKVREQGRILGGVRGGGHWEWRRASQPGLSATEQYADLSDAANRNHEALRQAKQEMNESRRQIQSLTCEVDGLRGTNEALLRQLRELEEQFALEAGGYQAGAARLEEELRQLKEEMARHLREYQELLNVKMALDIEIATYRKLLEGEESRISVPVHSFASLSLKTTVPEVEPPQDSHSRKMVLIRTIETRDGEVVTESQKEQHSELDKSSIHSY; from the exons ATGCCATCTTCCGCCAGCATGAGCCATCACTCGTCGGGCCTCCGGTCCAGCATCAGCTCCACCTCATACCGCCGGACCTTCGGGCCACCGCCCTCACTGTCCCCCGGGGCTTTCTCCTACTCATCCAGCTCTCGCTTCTCCAGCAGCCGCCTGCTGGGCTCGGGGTCCCCGAGCTCCTCGGCGCGGCTGGGCAGCTTCCGTGCCCCTCGAGCGGGGGCCCTGCGCTTGCCCTCGGAGCGCCTCGACTTCTCCATGGCCGAGGCCCTCAACCAGGAGTTCCTGGCCACTCGGAGCAACGAGAAGCAAGAGCTACAGGAGCTCAACGACCGCTTCGCCAACTTCATCGAGAAGGTGCGCTTCCTGGAGCAGCAGAACGCAGCCCTGCGCGGGGAGCTGAGCCAGGCGCGGGGCCAGGAGCCGGCGCGCGCCGACCAGCTGTGCCAGCAGGAGCTGCGCGAGCTGCGGCGCGAACTGGAGCTGCTGGGCCGGGAGCGCGACCGGGTGCAGGTGGAGCGCGACGGGCTGGCGGAGGACCTGGGGGCGCTcaagcagag GTTAGAAGAAGAAACTCGCAAGCGGGAGGATGCGGAGCACAACCTGGTGCTCTTCCGTAAG GACGTGGACGACGCCACGCTGTCCCGCCTAGAACTAGAGCGCAAGATCGAATCTCTGATGGACGAAATTGAGTTCCTCAAGAAGCTACACgaagag GAGCTTCGAGACCTGCAGGTGAGCGTGGAGAGCCAGCAGGTGCAGCAGGTGGAGGTAGAGGCAACAGTGAAGCCAGAGCTGACCGCGGCGCTGAGGGACATCCGTGCACAGTATGAGAACATCGCGGCGAAGAAtctgcaggaggcagaggagtggTATAAGTCAAAAGTGCGAGAGCAGGGGAGGATTCTGGGGGGGGTGCGGGGGGGAGGGCACTGGGAATGGCGGCGCGCATCCCAGCCGGGCTTGTCTGCCACTGAGCAGTACGCTGACCTGTCCGATGCTGCCAACCGCAACCATGAGGCCCTACGTCAGGCCAAGCAGGAGATGAACGAGTCCCGACGTCAGATCCAGAGTCTGACGTGCGAAGTGGACGGGCTTCGTGGCACG AACGAGGCACTGCTCAGACAGTTGCGGGAGCTGGAGGAGCAGTTCGCCCTGGAGGCTGGAGGGTACCAAGCAGGCGCAGCACGGCTGGAGGAAGAGCTTCGACAGCTGAAGGAAGAGATGGCGAGGCACCTGCGAGAGTACCAGGAGCTCCTCAACGTCAAGATGGCCCTGGACATCGAGATAGCCACCTACAGGAAGCTACTGGAAGGGGAAGAGAGCCG GATCTCAGTGCCCGTTCATTCCTTTGCTTCCCTAAGTTTAAAGACGACTG tgcctgaggtggAGCCTCCCCAGGACAGCCACAGCCGGAAGATGGTTCTGATCAGGACTATCGAGACTCGGGATGGGGAG GTGGTGACAGAGTCTCAGAAGGAGCAGCACAGTGAACTGGACAAGTCTTCTATTCACAGCTACTGA
- the Prph gene encoding peripherin, with the protein MPSSASMSHHSSGLRSSISSTSYRRTFGPPPSLSPGAFSYSSSSRFSSSRLLGSGSPSSSARLGSFRAPRAGALRLPSERLDFSMAEALNQEFLATRSNEKQELQELNDRFANFIEKVRFLEQQNAALRGELSQARGQEPARADQLCQQELRELRRELELLGRERDRVQVERDGLAEDLGALKQRLEEETRKREDAEHNLVLFRKDVDDATLSRLELERKIESLMDEIEFLKKLHEEELRDLQVSVESQQVQQVEVEATVKPELTAALRDIRAQYENIAAKNLQEAEEWYKSKYADLSDAANRNHEALRQAKQEMNESRRQIQSLTCEVDGLRGTNEALLRQLRELEEQFALEAGGYQAGAARLEEELRQLKEEMARHLREYQELLNVKMALDIEIATYRKLLEGEESRISVPVHSFASLSLKTTVPEVEPPQDSHSRKMVLIRTIETRDGEKVVTESQKEQHSELDKSSIHSY; encoded by the exons ATGCCATCTTCCGCCAGCATGAGCCATCACTCGTCGGGCCTCCGGTCCAGCATCAGCTCCACCTCATACCGCCGGACCTTCGGGCCACCGCCCTCACTGTCCCCCGGGGCTTTCTCCTACTCATCCAGCTCTCGCTTCTCCAGCAGCCGCCTGCTGGGCTCGGGGTCCCCGAGCTCCTCGGCGCGGCTGGGCAGCTTCCGTGCCCCTCGAGCGGGGGCCCTGCGCTTGCCCTCGGAGCGCCTCGACTTCTCCATGGCCGAGGCCCTCAACCAGGAGTTCCTGGCCACTCGGAGCAACGAGAAGCAAGAGCTACAGGAGCTCAACGACCGCTTCGCCAACTTCATCGAGAAGGTGCGCTTCCTGGAGCAGCAGAACGCAGCCCTGCGCGGGGAGCTGAGCCAGGCGCGGGGCCAGGAGCCGGCGCGCGCCGACCAGCTGTGCCAGCAGGAGCTGCGCGAGCTGCGGCGCGAACTGGAGCTGCTGGGCCGGGAGCGCGACCGGGTGCAGGTGGAGCGCGACGGGCTGGCGGAGGACCTGGGGGCGCTcaagcagag GTTAGAAGAAGAAACTCGCAAGCGGGAGGATGCGGAGCACAACCTGGTGCTCTTCCGTAAG GACGTGGACGACGCCACGCTGTCCCGCCTAGAACTAGAGCGCAAGATCGAATCTCTGATGGACGAAATTGAGTTCCTCAAGAAGCTACACgaagag GAGCTTCGAGACCTGCAGGTGAGCGTGGAGAGCCAGCAGGTGCAGCAGGTGGAGGTAGAGGCAACAGTGAAGCCAGAGCTGACCGCGGCGCTGAGGGACATCCGTGCACAGTATGAGAACATCGCGGCGAAGAAtctgcaggaggcagaggagtggTATAAGTCAAAA TACGCTGACCTGTCCGATGCTGCCAACCGCAACCATGAGGCCCTACGTCAGGCCAAGCAGGAGATGAACGAGTCCCGACGTCAGATCCAGAGTCTGACGTGCGAAGTGGACGGGCTTCGTGGCACG AACGAGGCACTGCTCAGACAGTTGCGGGAGCTGGAGGAGCAGTTCGCCCTGGAGGCTGGAGGGTACCAAGCAGGCGCAGCACGGCTGGAGGAAGAGCTTCGACAGCTGAAGGAAGAGATGGCGAGGCACCTGCGAGAGTACCAGGAGCTCCTCAACGTCAAGATGGCCCTGGACATCGAGATAGCCACCTACAGGAAGCTACTGGAAGGGGAAGAGAGCCG GATCTCAGTGCCCGTTCATTCCTTTGCTTCCCTAAGTTTAAAGACGACTG tgcctgaggtggAGCCTCCCCAGGACAGCCACAGCCGGAAGATGGTTCTGATCAGGACTATCGAGACTCGGGATGGGGAG AAGGTGGTGACAGAGTCTCAGAAGGAGCAGCACAGTGAACTGGACAAGTCTTCTATTCACAGCTACTGA
- the Prph gene encoding peripherin isoform X3 — MPSSASMSHHSSGLRSSISSTSYRRTFGPPPSLSPGAFSYSSSSRFSSSRLLGSGSPSSSARLGSFRAPRAGALRLPSERLDFSMAEALNQEFLATRSNEKQELQELNDRFANFIEKVRFLEQQNAALRGELSQARGQEPARADQLCQQELRELRRELELLGRERDRVQVERDGLAEDLGALKQRLEEETRKREDAEHNLVLFRKDVDDATLSRLELERKIESLMDEIEFLKKLHEEELRDLQVSVESQQVQQVEVEATVKPELTAALRDIRAQYENIAAKNLQEAEEWYKSKYADLSDAANRNHEALRQAKQEMNESRRQIQSLTCEVDGLRGTNEALLRQLRELEEQFALEAGGYQAGAARLEEELRQLKEEMARHLREYQELLNVKMALDIEIATYRKLLEGEESRISVPVHSFASLSLKTTVPEVEPPQDSHSRKMVLIRTIETRDGEVVTESQKEQHSELDKSSIHSY; from the exons ATGCCATCTTCCGCCAGCATGAGCCATCACTCGTCGGGCCTCCGGTCCAGCATCAGCTCCACCTCATACCGCCGGACCTTCGGGCCACCGCCCTCACTGTCCCCCGGGGCTTTCTCCTACTCATCCAGCTCTCGCTTCTCCAGCAGCCGCCTGCTGGGCTCGGGGTCCCCGAGCTCCTCGGCGCGGCTGGGCAGCTTCCGTGCCCCTCGAGCGGGGGCCCTGCGCTTGCCCTCGGAGCGCCTCGACTTCTCCATGGCCGAGGCCCTCAACCAGGAGTTCCTGGCCACTCGGAGCAACGAGAAGCAAGAGCTACAGGAGCTCAACGACCGCTTCGCCAACTTCATCGAGAAGGTGCGCTTCCTGGAGCAGCAGAACGCAGCCCTGCGCGGGGAGCTGAGCCAGGCGCGGGGCCAGGAGCCGGCGCGCGCCGACCAGCTGTGCCAGCAGGAGCTGCGCGAGCTGCGGCGCGAACTGGAGCTGCTGGGCCGGGAGCGCGACCGGGTGCAGGTGGAGCGCGACGGGCTGGCGGAGGACCTGGGGGCGCTcaagcagag GTTAGAAGAAGAAACTCGCAAGCGGGAGGATGCGGAGCACAACCTGGTGCTCTTCCGTAAG GACGTGGACGACGCCACGCTGTCCCGCCTAGAACTAGAGCGCAAGATCGAATCTCTGATGGACGAAATTGAGTTCCTCAAGAAGCTACACgaagag GAGCTTCGAGACCTGCAGGTGAGCGTGGAGAGCCAGCAGGTGCAGCAGGTGGAGGTAGAGGCAACAGTGAAGCCAGAGCTGACCGCGGCGCTGAGGGACATCCGTGCACAGTATGAGAACATCGCGGCGAAGAAtctgcaggaggcagaggagtggTATAAGTCAAAA TACGCTGACCTGTCCGATGCTGCCAACCGCAACCATGAGGCCCTACGTCAGGCCAAGCAGGAGATGAACGAGTCCCGACGTCAGATCCAGAGTCTGACGTGCGAAGTGGACGGGCTTCGTGGCACG AACGAGGCACTGCTCAGACAGTTGCGGGAGCTGGAGGAGCAGTTCGCCCTGGAGGCTGGAGGGTACCAAGCAGGCGCAGCACGGCTGGAGGAAGAGCTTCGACAGCTGAAGGAAGAGATGGCGAGGCACCTGCGAGAGTACCAGGAGCTCCTCAACGTCAAGATGGCCCTGGACATCGAGATAGCCACCTACAGGAAGCTACTGGAAGGGGAAGAGAGCCG GATCTCAGTGCCCGTTCATTCCTTTGCTTCCCTAAGTTTAAAGACGACTG tgcctgaggtggAGCCTCCCCAGGACAGCCACAGCCGGAAGATGGTTCTGATCAGGACTATCGAGACTCGGGATGGGGAG GTGGTGACAGAGTCTCAGAAGGAGCAGCACAGTGAACTGGACAAGTCTTCTATTCACAGCTACTGA